In Hydrogenoanaerobacterium saccharovorans, a single window of DNA contains:
- a CDS encoding DUF3888 domain-containing protein translates to MFTIVKMNNKTAVFIVIFIFIVISTCFLLTRHSNQNVQATIQQGYESQSVCKKALVNTYLNDIEQATIDFYSEYFTTEPRVQYFVITVKKISSVNSTSFITFISEPFIGPHITIGKDEITFSADFTGEVKLTEFKHIISYTLPDHLKSLALKRIPGEYE, encoded by the coding sequence ATGTTTACTATTGTAAAAATGAATAACAAAACTGCTGTTTTTATCGTTATATTTATCTTTATCGTTATCAGTACCTGTTTTTTGTTGACAAGGCATTCAAATCAAAATGTACAGGCAACAATACAACAAGGTTATGAGTCACAATCAGTATGCAAAAAGGCTTTAGTAAACACCTACTTAAATGACATTGAACAGGCGACGATTGATTTTTATAGTGAGTACTTTACAACTGAGCCAAGAGTTCAATATTTTGTAATTACTGTTAAAAAAATATCCTCAGTAAATTCAACAAGTTTTATCACATTCATTTCTGAGCCATTTATCGGTCCTCATATTACAATTGGTAAAGATGAAATTACTTTTTCTGCTGATTTTACAGGAGAAGTAAAATTAACTGAATTTAAGCACATTATAAGTTATACCTTGCCTGACCATCTAAAAAGCCTTGCATTAAAAAGAATACCCGGTGAATATGAATAA
- a CDS encoding ureidoglycolate lyase encodes MKEILKITPESFAPFGTVLTFGENPPDPRFEIKVTEPAQPWRIAVFCVSIKAAQRLECHPHSLESFTPLSGTGVLLCASPETPADVHAFLLDTSVCLGKGVWHEVITLSEKSFYQITENLEVTSEFYNFTAPITIGATEG; translated from the coding sequence ATGAAAGAAATTTTAAAAATTACGCCGGAGAGCTTTGCTCCCTTTGGTACCGTACTCACCTTTGGGGAAAATCCGCCCGACCCACGCTTTGAAATTAAAGTTACCGAGCCTGCGCAGCCATGGCGTATCGCGGTATTTTGTGTTTCAATCAAGGCGGCACAGCGGTTGGAATGTCATCCCCATTCACTGGAAAGCTTTACGCCTCTTTCCGGAACAGGAGTGCTGCTGTGTGCATCGCCTGAAACTCCTGCCGACGTACACGCTTTTTTGCTGGATACTTCGGTCTGCCTTGGAAAGGGTGTATGGCACGAGGTGATTACACTTAGTGAAAAATCATTCTATCAAATCACAGAAAATCTTGAAGTAACATCTGAGTTTTACAATTTTACTGCGCCCATTACTATAGGTGCAACGGAGGGTTGA
- a CDS encoding alpha-galactosidase, with translation MNNKNFHPIQKVPPIAHALHHWDEATGTLRYEYNGMDVLTLQIPTGHNIGFRHGSDGSMQSIQYCQQIYVSSDVPVKAIVTFTLNAGAINLRPHRAQAEQAILGQLGTPLIHGANGMYDTQWDLLLDWHGCDWHWLSSSIETTAEGKCIARMEVSFSQKAMFINLRPQYYRKHLGYTYHKPWEFVPNQKAVAGWCSWEAYRRDISIDKIEHIAAFMNEKLKDYGLTYIQVDDGYQKMPLPANPKGTMTEGWFTCEKTKFPGGHDSIVQAIKNKGFAPAVWTNANITNPEFPENHPNDVIFHDGKPLKGEWIDFLYTCSPECLAMHVEPLFRKYKETGYTYVKIDAIRHLLFDGLHECVRLGIMTNEDAEARFRAYMEATRKGLGDEVYYLASWGEMHEVVGVADACRISMDANPTWAGVRMQLFESARWFHTHRILFLNDPDHVCVRTKLAWAKSVLSLISLTGELYMLSDTTDAYTPEKLEVIRKTLPPLTGKTAETGPLSLEYPAYTWTKLHGFAVQSHETPVEMEDVSLEDALNMAGDFPTMHNNHPFSSLWAFHLQGAQGSWCVAARIATMPLPACSLPLENLGLEANQTYLAFDFWQQKFLGIVKTALDCEALAIGECQIIALHRMQEVPQLIASSRHVSMDAVSVKEYHAAADTLTVTLTGVPCTTEQYFVHLPKGMTLQSATADGANITCAQGDLLIVSVEFQKGSAEIILHFKKEEIV, from the coding sequence ATGAACAACAAAAATTTTCATCCCATACAAAAAGTACCGCCGATTGCCCATGCCCTGCACCATTGGGACGAAGCAACCGGTACACTACGCTATGAATACAACGGCATGGATGTGCTTACGCTGCAAATACCGACAGGACACAATATTGGTTTTCGCCATGGTTCGGACGGCTCTATGCAAAGTATCCAGTATTGCCAGCAGATTTACGTGTCAAGCGATGTGCCGGTCAAAGCAATCGTTACCTTTACGCTAAATGCGGGTGCCATCAATTTGCGCCCGCACCGTGCACAGGCCGAGCAAGCCATTCTCGGGCAACTTGGTACACCACTTATTCACGGTGCCAACGGCATGTACGATACACAGTGGGATTTGCTGCTGGACTGGCATGGCTGCGATTGGCATTGGCTGTCAAGCAGCATCGAAACCACTGCCGAAGGCAAATGCATCGCACGTATGGAAGTTAGCTTTTCGCAAAAAGCAATGTTTATCAATCTGCGTCCGCAGTATTACCGCAAGCACCTTGGATATACCTATCACAAACCTTGGGAATTTGTCCCCAATCAAAAGGCAGTAGCAGGCTGGTGCTCGTGGGAGGCGTATCGCCGTGACATCAGCATCGACAAAATCGAGCATATCGCCGCGTTTATGAACGAAAAGCTCAAGGATTACGGCCTTACATACATTCAAGTAGATGACGGATATCAAAAAATGCCTCTGCCCGCAAACCCCAAAGGCACAATGACGGAGGGGTGGTTCACCTGTGAGAAAACAAAATTCCCCGGAGGTCACGACAGCATAGTGCAAGCCATTAAGAACAAAGGCTTTGCACCCGCTGTGTGGACGAATGCCAATATCACCAATCCGGAGTTCCCGGAAAATCATCCGAACGATGTAATTTTCCACGATGGTAAACCGCTGAAAGGCGAGTGGATTGATTTTCTATACACCTGTTCGCCCGAATGCCTTGCCATGCATGTGGAGCCGCTCTTTCGCAAATATAAAGAGACCGGCTACACTTACGTCAAAATTGATGCCATCCGCCACTTGCTGTTTGACGGTTTGCACGAGTGTGTGCGGCTTGGCATTATGACAAACGAAGATGCCGAAGCACGTTTTCGCGCCTACATGGAGGCCACACGAAAGGGGCTTGGTGACGAGGTGTATTATCTCGCCAGTTGGGGTGAAATGCACGAGGTAGTCGGCGTGGCGGATGCCTGCCGCATTTCCATGGATGCAAACCCCACATGGGCAGGCGTTCGCATGCAGCTATTTGAATCTGCACGTTGGTTTCATACGCATCGTATTCTGTTTTTGAACGACCCCGACCATGTGTGCGTGCGTACAAAGCTTGCATGGGCAAAAAGCGTGCTGTCGCTGATTTCACTAACGGGCGAACTGTATATGCTCAGCGACACTACCGATGCCTATACGCCGGAAAAGCTGGAAGTCATTCGCAAAACGCTGCCGCCGCTCACGGGCAAAACCGCCGAAACAGGTCCGCTTTCGCTCGAATATCCGGCATACACATGGACAAAGCTGCACGGTTTTGCCGTACAAAGCCATGAAACACCAGTGGAAATGGAGGATGTTTCGCTCGAGGATGCGCTCAACATGGCAGGCGATTTTCCCACCATGCACAACAACCACCCGTTCTCGTCCTTATGGGCATTTCACTTGCAGGGTGCACAGGGCAGTTGGTGTGTTGCCGCGCGTATTGCAACTATGCCGCTTCCTGCTTGCAGTCTGCCGCTTGAAAATCTTGGCCTTGAAGCAAACCAAACGTATCTTGCTTTTGATTTCTGGCAGCAGAAATTCCTTGGCATCGTCAAAACCGCATTGGACTGCGAGGCACTTGCTATCGGTGAATGTCAGATTATCGCGCTGCACCGTATGCAGGAGGTGCCGCAGCTGATTGCGTCAAGCCGACACGTTTCTATGGACGCGGTCAGCGTAAAAGAATACCATGCCGCCGCGGATACACTTACCGTTACGCTTACCGGCGTGCCTTGCACCACGGAACAGTATTTTGTGCATCTTCCCAAAGGCATGACGTTGCAAAGTGCCACAGCAGACGGTGCAAACATCACTTGCGCACAAGGTGACTTGCTCATTGTGTCGGTGGAATTTCAAAAAGGCAGTGCGGAAATTATTTTGCATTTCAAAAAAGAGGAAATTGTATGA
- a CDS encoding carbohydrate ABC transporter permease: MRAKQKRADFLIGALLWILSLVIIVPLAMIILNSFKDVTESAVMSLKLPTAFHPENYLEVLRDDKLVRSFFNSVLLCVGSCFATTALSSLAAFVLSRNRSKFNRFIYIVFLLGLVAPINYITTVKVLQYLHLINTFAGAILLYTAQYTPFTIFIYYGFIGGVPRTLDEAAIIDGCGSIKLFYRIIFPLLKPVTMTAVVINFLNCWNDFIVPLYFLNSSSKWGMIMLMYNYFSQFISSWNLVCAVMIVNIIPIVLIYIFGQKYLISGMTAGAVKG; encoded by the coding sequence ATGCGTGCAAAACAAAAAAGAGCCGACTTTCTCATCGGCGCATTGCTGTGGATACTCAGCCTTGTCATTATCGTGCCGCTCGCTATGATTATCCTCAACTCATTTAAGGATGTCACCGAGTCGGCTGTGATGAGCCTCAAGCTGCCCACTGCTTTCCATCCCGAAAACTATCTTGAGGTGCTGCGCGACGACAAGCTTGTGCGCTCGTTTTTTAACAGTGTGCTGCTTTGTGTAGGTTCGTGCTTTGCCACCACTGCACTTTCTTCACTTGCGGCCTTTGTGCTTTCACGCAACCGCAGCAAATTCAACCGCTTTATTTACATTGTGTTTCTGCTGGGTCTTGTGGCACCCATCAACTACATTACCACGGTGAAAGTGCTGCAATACTTACATCTCATCAATACCTTTGCAGGTGCAATTCTGCTTTACACTGCGCAGTACACCCCGTTTACCATTTTTATTTATTACGGCTTTATCGGCGGTGTGCCCCGCACACTGGACGAGGCCGCCATCATCGACGGCTGCGGCAGCATCAAACTGTTTTACCGCATCATTTTCCCCTTGCTGAAGCCGGTTACTATGACAGCGGTTGTTATTAATTTTCTCAATTGCTGGAACGATTTCATCGTACCGCTGTACTTCCTCAATTCGTCTTCAAAATGGGGTATGATTATGCTGATGTACAACTATTTCAGCCAGTTTATCAGCTCATGGAACCTCGTGTGCGCAGTGATGATTGTCAATATCATCCCGATTGTTCTCATCTATATTTTTGGCCAGAAATATCTGATTTCCGGCATGACCGCTGGCGCGGTGAAAGGGTAA